The following proteins are co-located in the Sphaeramia orbicularis chromosome 24, fSphaOr1.1, whole genome shotgun sequence genome:
- the LOC115414853 gene encoding serine/threonine-protein kinase PAK 6-like: MQNAQFTRKDFSQLNKFLEIKVPGNVGGNRAIVSLNFRALTGTRSRTNPTSNTCKIQIVLPVVFLRSCCHCVSVAMFRRRKKKRRPEISAPQDFQHRVHTSFNAVTGRYVGLPPQWQSVIDTLKRPRPLVDASRITEVELGPKKSIVRGSFIGHEDYISHVIAEMGRLSVSSSNSLRRSSVLARKRAQSLGRLGELVEDEPYQYEELSPHGDSGKSSSRSTYWQDRIRQVRSESGSPHLPRAKSSGEVRPEATPSSPVSRPCLRTSSTRAQYARSEGAGLRGGGVSRQRPASCHNNLRLKPAVNHLPDLLSSSSETPRRPRSSYDLLPVLPILPPSLPPPNSTSSPLTTRIPPDRMPRPSSTFLPQPRPSCPTPTPSQQPSKPNGPGPAKLTHDQFKAALQLVVDQGDPRMTLENFVKIGEGSTGVVCVAREKHSGRQVAVKMMDLRRQQRRELLFNEVVIMRDYRHQNVVEMYRSALVEDELWVIMEYLQGGALTNIVSETRLSEEQMATVCEGVLKALAYLHSQGVIHRDIKSDSILLTLDGRVRPLNCLLLPPSPSWSSPFSFFFFFFCRLNLSDFGFCAQISKDVPKRKSLVGTPYWMAPEVISKTPYGTELLIPECGLSGDEGLLSCMLTRDTLRRSSAAALLEQPLPSAGQTTTLPGASGEKHQQKHTTLLNTCTPEGPEEPAGPENSPKGLELRDSELNQGYPVA, encoded by the exons ATGCAAAACGCACAGTTTACAAGGAAGGATTTTTCCCAGTTAAATAAATTCCTggaaataaaagttcctgggaatgttggtggaaacaGGGCTATAGTGTCTCTAAATTTTAGGGCCTTAACTGGAACCAGATCCAGGACTAATCCTACCAGTAACACCTGCAAGATTCAGATTGTCCTTCCTGTTGTTTTCCTCAGGTCTTGTTGTCACTGTGTTTCCGTGGCGATGTTCCGGCGCAGGAAAAAGAAGCGCAGGCCGGAGATCTCCGCACCACAGGACTTCCAGCATCGTGTCCACACGTCCTTTAATGCAGTGACGGGGCGTTATGTAGGCCTCCCTCCACAGTGGCAAAGCGTCATCGACACGCTGAAGAGGCCACGCCCCCTGGTGGATGCCTCCAGGATCACAGAGGTGGAGCTTGGACCTAAAAAG AGCATCGTCCGGGGAAGCTTCATTGGTCATGAGGACTACATCTCCCATGTGATCGCAGAGATGGGCCGCCTGTCCGTCTCCAGCTCTAACTCTCTGCGGCGTAGCAGTGTGTTGGCACGGAAACGGGCCCAGTCTCTGGGTCGACTGGGGGAGCTGGTCGAAGATGAGCCATACCAGTATGAAGAGCTCAGTCCCCATGGAGACAGTGGGAAGAGCAGCAGCCGTTCCACCTACTGGCAGGACCGGATTCGACAGGTCCGCAGTGAGAGCGGCAGCCCCCACCTGCCCCGAGCCAAGTCCAGCGGTGAGGTGCGTCCTGAGGCCACGCCCTCCTCACCTGTCAGCAGGCCCTGTCTCAGGACAAGCTCTACGCGTGCTCAGTACGCCCGCAGTGAGGGGGCGGGGCTCCGTGGAGGTGGGGTCAGCAGACAGAGGCCCGCCTCCTGTCACAACAACCTTAGACTGAaaccagctgtcaatcacctgccAGACCTGCTGTCATCCTCCTCAGAAACTCCCAGACGGCCACGCTCCTCCTACGACC TCCTCCCCGTCCTCCCCAtcctccccccctccctccctccccctaaCAGCACCAGCAGCCCCCTCACAACTAGAATCCCACCTGACCGCATGCCCCGCCCCTCCTCCACCTTCCTCCCTCAGCCTCGCCCTTCCTGCCCCACCCCCACTCCCTCCCAGCAGCCATCAAAACCCAACGGACCCGGCCCAGCCAAGCTGACCCATGACCAGTTCAAGGCAGCACTGCAGCTGGTGGTGGATCAGGGCGACCCGCGGATGACGCTGGAAAACTTTGTCAAAATTGGTGAGGGCTCAACAGGGGTCGTATGTGTCGCCCGTGAGAAACACAGTGGCCGCCAAGTGGCCGTGAAGATGATGGACCTCAGGAGGCAACAGCGTAGGGAGCTGCTCTTCAATGAG GTGGTCATCATGAGAGACTATCGGCATCAGAATGTGGTGGAGATGTACCGCAGTGCTCTGGTGGAGGACGAACTCTGGGTAATCATGGAGTACCTGCAGGGTGGCGCTCTCACCAACATTGTCAGCGAAACCAG GCTGAGTGAGGAGCAGATGGCCACGGTGTGCGAAGGTGTCCTGAAGGCGTTGGCGTACCTCCACTCGCAGGGCGTCATCCATCGAGACATCAAGAGTGACTCCATCCTGCTGACGCTGGACGGGAGGGTGAGGCCCCTAAACTGTCTACTGTTACCACCATCACCCTCATGGTCCTCacctttttccttcttcttcttcttcttctgcagaTTAAACCTGTCAGACTTTGGGTTCTGTGCTCAGATTAGTAAAGATGTCCCAAAGAGGAAATCTCTGGTTGGGACGCCATACTGGATGGCACCAGAGGTTATTTCCAAAACACCGTACGGCACAGAG CTCCTCATACCCGAGTGCG GTCTCTCCGGTGATGAAGGACTTCTCAGCTGTATGCTAACTCGTGACACCCTCCGGCGCAGCAGTGCTGCTGCTTTGCTGGAGCAACCCCTTCCTTCTGCAGGCCAGACCACCACGTTGCCTGGTGCCTCTGGTGAGAAACACCAGCAAAAGCACACCACTCTGCTGAACACCTGTACACCCGAGGGACCTGAGGAACCAGCAGGACCGGAAAACTCACCCAAGGGACTTGAACTGAGGGATTCTGAACTCAATCAAGGGTACCCAGTGGCCTGA
- the LOC115414732 gene encoding pleckstrin homology domain-containing family G member 3-like, whose product MPEGSADSSNDVAMGEESPRLSTASISSNERAPSATPSDTSDRPVSLVSTLSSGSGSSRDDHPTPPPSRSSDPDIALHLSPQEGAAEDQQPWTRPQQPDRKGRSVKESTPNRGASRRQTGPFGTKIMAPNPQLTYLDRVVMEIIETERMYVRDLRMIVEDYLAHIIDQGDLSIRPEQVCALFGNIEDIYEFNSELLQTLDLCDNDPVAVARCFVMKSEYFEIYTQYCTNYPNSVAALTECMRNKSLAKFFRDRQASLKRSLPLGSYLLKPVQRILKYHLLLQEIAKHFDPEEEGYEVVEEAIYTMTGVAWYINDMKRKHEHAVRLQEVQSLLLHWKGPDLTTYGELVLEGTFKVHRAKNERTLFLFERMLLITKRRGEHYVYKAHISCSTLMLIESAKDSLSFSVTHYKHPKQPHTVQAKTVEEKKLWAHHIKRIILENHHAIIPQKAKEAILEMDSIYPPRYRYSPERLKKALSTQSDEFPRDGRQGRRQSEPTKQILKNTKVVLKEDDSGSVSNGCNQDDKQLPEGEEPKVHEPTCDQPSTDQLSQEKTSEPLEKPEPEPSSEPDSLPVTPPRVSQSPPELEQKAEGDSEPPGEPSSATPDSDSKTLSSGESSDDDDDKEEAETEAENASILPSSVLDKASAIAQHFTNSIKRGSLAQDDARSPGCTSPRLPSRTGSTLSLSADPPDRTSRLNSICSDPIESFGSTDLTLLSPRDEGLFDADRGIRRRRDSTLSKQDQLLIGKIKSYYESAGSQDATFSLQRRESLTYIPTGLVRSSVSRLNSIPKDETVPNNAPSSTTSSSLDSCSDTRSHMVYSTSQDSLKSQQSITEPEDSGPGGDQSRSENLAEDDEFRPSSEMIKIWQTMEREMTQPQSEDRGREQPREASSLTRTIGVDCKTPDNGSVFDLSDITEESPTPSPPKPKSSSVNRTGSLKDALKAFGQESVLRAPLPRVAQLKAEAEGQRPVEDSEQGDEVDKAKSKVLHLARQYSQRIKTTKPVVRQRSQGILVRKKSLPCVVEEKDSSGKPSLTLPPHRATASLPPNPVDQVSSRGPGPVPPSHNRPRSPLIPASTEGFHWPDVQELRSKYSDQRGQKGGVGRNRSNLEQALDGGLRRRSSCSSSLVLSDGGAAKSPSLSPDISCEERRKRLHRANSLDPWLSRAHLGDLQKLRDQDSSVSYEGYYVAGEAPLPNDTEHKIIIMEKKPVADREEEDDSYVQIRSPTSREKISIMAVIDRCRAYQESDEYKQREEPKNKTEPMRPQEPEVGESQSMNVNPGQKNDGGQQSIVKNLREKFQSLG is encoded by the exons AGTCGCCCCGCCTCTCCACTGCCTCCATCAGCAGCAATGAGCGTGCTCCATCCGCCACGCCGTCCGACACCTCCGACCGCCCCGTGAGCCTGGTCTCCACCCTGTCCTCAGGGTCCGGATCCTCCAGAGACGACCACCCTACCCCACCTCCATCCCGATCCTCCGACCCGGACATCGCCCTCCACCTGAGCCCCCAGGAAGGTGCTGCGGAGGACCAGCAGCCCTGGACACGCCCACAGCAACCTGACAGGAAGGGGCGGAGCGTCAAGGAGTCGACGCCAAACCGAGGTGCAAGTCGTCGACAGACTGGTCCATTTGGAACCAAAATCATGGCGCCGAACCCACAGCTGACCTACCTGGACCGGGTTGTCATGGAGATAATTGAGACCGAAAGGATGTATGTCAGAGACCTGCGCATGATTGTAGAG GACTATCTGGCCCACATCATTGACCAGGGTGACCTGTCCATCCGACCGGAGCAGGTCTGCGCTCTGTTCGGGAACATCGAGGACATCTACGAGTTCAACAG CGAGCTGCTCCAGACTCTGGATCTGTGCGACAACGACCCGGTTGCCGTTGCCAGGTGTTTTGTCATGAAG AGCGAGTACTTTGAAATCTACACTCAGTACTGCACCAACTACCCAAA TTCGGTTGCTGCATTGACCGAGTGCATGAGGAATAAATCTCTGGCGAAGTTTTTTCGGGATCGTCAGGCGTCGCTGAAGCGTTCGCTGCCTCTTGGTTCATACCTGCTCAAACCCGTTCAGAGGATCCTCAAATACCACCTGCTGCTACAG GAGATCGCAAAGCACTTTGACCCGGAGGAGGAGGGTTATGAGGTGGTGGAGGAGGCCATCTACACCATGACAGGAGTGGCCTGGTACATCAACGACATGAAGAGGAAACATGAACACGCCGTCAGACTGCAG GAGGTCCAGTCTCTGCTGCTGCACTGGAAAGGTCCGGACCTCACCACGTACGGGGAGCTGGTTCTGGAGGGAACGTTCAAGGTCCACCGGGCCAAAAACGAAAGGACGCTGTTCCTGTTCGAGCGCATGCTGCTGATCACCAAACGCAGAGGAGAGCACTACGTTTACAAGGCGCACATCTCT TGCTCCACCCTGATGTTGATTGAAAGTGCCAAAGACTCTCTGAGCTTCAGTGTCACCCACTACAAACACCCCAAACAGCCTCATACAGTCCAG GCGAAGACGGTGGAGGAGAAGAAGCTGTGGGCTCATCACATCAAACGCATCATTCTGGAAAACCACCATGCCATCATCCCACAGAAG GCCAAAGAGGCCATTTTAGAGATGGATTCAATAT aCCCTCCCAGGTATCGATACAGTCCTGAACGGCTAAAAAAAGCTCTGTCCACTCAGTCTGATGAGTTTCCCCGCGATGGTCGTCAGGGGCGACGGCAGTCAG AACCAACCAAGCAGATCCTGAAGAACACCAAAG TCGTGCTAAAG gAGGACGACAGTGGCAGTGTCTCAAATGGCTGTAACCAGGATGACAAGCAACTTCCTGAAGGGGAGGAGCCAAAAGTCCATGAACCAACATGTGACCAG ccTTCCACAGATCAACTTTCACAAGAGAAGACGTCTGAACCACTAGaaaaacctgaaccagaaccttcCTCAGAACCAGACAGTTTGCCTGTAACGCCTCCCAGGGTCTCACAGTCTCCTCCTGAGTTGGAACAGAAAGCTGAAGGGGATTCAGAGCCTCCAGGGGAGCCGTCCTCTGCAACTCCTGATTCAGATTCAAAGACTCTGAGCAGCGGGGAATCCtccgatgatgatgacgacaagGAGGAGGCGGAGACCGAGGCTGAAAACGCCAGTATCCTTCCATCTTCAGTCCTGGACAAAGCCAGTGCCATCGCTCAGCACTTCACCAACAGCATCAAACGAGGCAGTCTGGCCCAGGATGATGCCCGCTCGCCGGGCTGTACTTCACCGCGGTTACCAAGCAGGACTGGCAGCACCCTGAGCCTCAGCGCTGACCCTCCCGACCGGACGTCAAGACTCAACAGCATCTGCTCTGACCCCATTGAGAGCTTTGGATCCACAGACCTGACCCTGCTGTCTCCGAGGGACGAAGGTCTTTTTGATGCCGACCGAGGCATTCGACGGAGACGAGACTCCACGCTCTCAAAGCAAGACCAGCTGCTCATTGGCAAAATCAAGAGTTACTATGAATCCGCTGGGAGCCAGGACGCTACCTTCAGCCTCCAGCGAAGGGAGAGCCTGACCTACATCCCAACCGGGCTGGTGAGGAGTTCCGTCAGCCGCTTGAACAGCATCCCCAAAGACGAAACCGTCCCAAACAACGCCCCCTCATCCACCACATCCTCCAGTCTGGATTCCTGCTCAGATACCAGGAGTCACATGGTCTACAGCACTTCTCAGGACTCTTTAAAATCTCAACAAAGCATCACAGAACCAGAAGATTCAGGTCCAGGAGGTGATCAGTCCAGATCTGAGAATCTAGCAGAGGATGATGAGTTCAGACCTTCTTCTGAAATGATCAAGATCTGGCAGACAATGGAACGAGAGATGACCCAACCACAAAGTGAAGACAGAGGTCGTGAACAGCCTCGTGAAGCTTCAAGTCTCACCAGAACAATTGGCGTCGATTGTAAAACTCCAGACAATGGCAGTGTGTTCGATCTCAGCGACATCACAGAGGAATCGCCCACTCCTTCACCCCCAAAGCCCAAATCCTCCAGCGTGAATCGGACAGGAAGCCTGAAGGATGCTCTAAAAGCGTTCGGACAGGAGTCCGTTCTCAGGGCGCCACTTCCTCGGGTCGCTCAGCTGAAGGCGGAGGCAGAGGGACAAAGACCCGTAGAGGACTCAGAGCAAGGGGATGAAGTCGACAAGGCCAAGAGCAAAGTCCTCCATCTGGCCCGTCAGTACAGCCAACGGATCAAAACCACCAAACCTGTGGTCCGGCAGCGGAGTCAGGGCATCCTGGTCCGGAAGAAGAGCCTGCCCTGTGTAGTGGAGGAGAAGGACAGTTCAG GTAAACCCAGTCTGACTCTGCCTCCTCATCGCGCAACGGCCTCTCTGCCTCCGAATCCTGTAGACCAGGTTTCATCAAGGGGCCCCGGGCCGGTCCCCCCGAGCCACAATCGTCCCCGTAGCCCCCTCATCCCTGCCTCCACTGAGGGCTTCCACTGGCCCGACGTTCAGGAACTCCGCTCCAAATACAGTGACCAGAGAGGTCAGAAGGGCGGGGTCGGCCGGAATCGCTCCAACCTGGAGCAGGCATTAGATGGCGGGTTGAGACGACGTTCCAGCTGCTCATCCAGCCTCGTCCTCAGTGATGGAGGAGCTGCCAAGAGTCCATCACTGAGTCCTGACATCAGCTGTGAGGAGCGCAGGAAAAGACTACACAGAGCCAATTCTCTAGACCCTTGGCTGAGCAGAGCCCACCTCGGAGACCTGCAGAAGCTCCGGGACCAGGACTCTAGCGTCAGCTACGAGGGTTACTATGTTGCAGGTGAGGCACCGCTACCAAACGACACCGAACACAAGATCATCATCATGGAGAAGAAACCAGTCGCTGACAGAGAAGAGGAAGACGACAGCTATGTTCAGATCCGGTCACCAACCAGCAGGGAAAAGATCTCCATCATGGCCGTCATTGACCGCTGCCGGGCCTATCAGGAGTCAGACGAGTATAAACAGAGGGaggagccaaaaaacaaaacagagcccATGAGGCCGCAGGAACCTGAGGTCGGCGAGTCCCAGAGCATGAACGTAAACCCTGGACAGAAGAATGACGGCGGTCAGCAGAGCATCGTGAAGAACCTGAGGGAGAAGTTTCAAAGCCTCGGctga